The proteins below come from a single Epinephelus moara isolate mb chromosome 19, YSFRI_EMoa_1.0, whole genome shotgun sequence genomic window:
- the lrrc73 gene encoding leucine-rich repeat-containing protein 73 isoform X1, whose amino-acid sequence MLPASIQITGELLSAAEVQDICESLKEDSVRLLSVRGCQLSDRDFGRVCRSVAESHSLAQLNLNLGVVSSISRTRHLADALKTNRSLQTLFLHGSPLLDAGLVTLNSALSTHPALVCLDLGDCMLGDEALGLICGMLPPDGAKSGLRELTLSANPGISSKGWARLAIAVAHSSQLRVLNLDYNPLGDQIAGMLAVAVASSRTLEVLDLEGTGLSNQSAQVFLDMVENYPTSLRVLVLAENDISPELQQQICDLLSEGEDEDDREAPPLQPGPASSSALLPIRDKYQPIRDKYQPIRDKYQPPAWLPHSNSSPQMVLLTSGLGESLLAETEM is encoded by the exons ATGCTGCCGGCCTCCATCCAGATCACGGGGGAGCTGCTGTCGGCGGCGGAGGTTCAGGACATCTGCGAGAGCCTGAAGGAGGACAGCGTGCGGCTGCTGTCTGTCCGCGGCTGCCAGCTCTCTGACCGCGACTTTGGCCGTGTCTGCCGCAGTGTCGCAGAGTCGCACTCACTTGCTCAGCTCAACCTGAACCTGGGCGTGGTCTCCAGCATCAGCCGGACGCGACACCTGGCGGACGCCCTGAAAACCAACCGCTCGCTGCAGACGTTGTT TCTCCATGGCAGCCCGCTGCTGGACGCCGGCCTGGTGACCTTGAACTCGGCCCTGTCGACCCACCCGGCGCTGGTCTGTCTGGATCTGGGAGACTGCATGCTGGGAGACGAGGCGCTCGGTCTGATCTGTGGGATGCTGCCGCCCGACGGAGCAAAGTCAG gtctcAGGGAGCTGACTCTGAGCGCTAACCCAGGAATCAGCTCCAAAGGCTGGGCTCGCCTCGCCATCGCCGTGGCTCACAGCTCACAGCTCAGAGTGCTCAACCTGGACTACAACCCACTGG GTGATCAGATTGCGGGGATGTTGGCGGTTGCTGTGGCGTCCAGCAGAACTCTGGAGGTTCTGGACCTGGAAGGAACTGGACTGTCTAACCAATCAGCACAG GTGTTCCTGGACATGGTGGAGAACTACCCGACCAGTCTGCGGGTCCTGGTCCTGGCGGAGAACGACATCAGTccggagctgcagcagcagatctGCGACCTGCTGTCTGAAGGAGAGGACGAAGATGACAGAGAGGCCCCGCCCCTACAGCCAGGCCCCGCCTCCAGCAGCGCCCTGCTGCCAATCAGAGACAAgtaccagccaatcagagacaagtaccagccaatcagagacaagTACCAGCCCCCCGCCTGGCTCCCCCACAGCA ACTCCAGCCCCCAGATGGTCTTGCTGACATCAGGTCTAGGTGAGAGCTTATTGGCTGAGACTGAGATGTGA
- the lrrc73 gene encoding leucine-rich repeat-containing protein 73 isoform X2, with translation MLPASIQITGELLSAAEVQDICESLKEDSVRLLSVRGCQLSDRDFGRVCRSVAESHSLAQLNLNLGVVSSISRTRHLADALKTNRSLQTLFLHGSPLLDAGLVTLNSALSTHPALVCLDLGDCMLGDEALGLICGMLPPDGAKSGDQIAGMLAVAVASSRTLEVLDLEGTGLSNQSAQVFLDMVENYPTSLRVLVLAENDISPELQQQICDLLSEGEDEDDREAPPLQPGPASSSALLPIRDKYQPIRDKYQPIRDKYQPPAWLPHSNSSPQMVLLTSGLGESLLAETEM, from the exons ATGCTGCCGGCCTCCATCCAGATCACGGGGGAGCTGCTGTCGGCGGCGGAGGTTCAGGACATCTGCGAGAGCCTGAAGGAGGACAGCGTGCGGCTGCTGTCTGTCCGCGGCTGCCAGCTCTCTGACCGCGACTTTGGCCGTGTCTGCCGCAGTGTCGCAGAGTCGCACTCACTTGCTCAGCTCAACCTGAACCTGGGCGTGGTCTCCAGCATCAGCCGGACGCGACACCTGGCGGACGCCCTGAAAACCAACCGCTCGCTGCAGACGTTGTT TCTCCATGGCAGCCCGCTGCTGGACGCCGGCCTGGTGACCTTGAACTCGGCCCTGTCGACCCACCCGGCGCTGGTCTGTCTGGATCTGGGAGACTGCATGCTGGGAGACGAGGCGCTCGGTCTGATCTGTGGGATGCTGCCGCCCGACGGAGCAAAGTCAG GTGATCAGATTGCGGGGATGTTGGCGGTTGCTGTGGCGTCCAGCAGAACTCTGGAGGTTCTGGACCTGGAAGGAACTGGACTGTCTAACCAATCAGCACAG GTGTTCCTGGACATGGTGGAGAACTACCCGACCAGTCTGCGGGTCCTGGTCCTGGCGGAGAACGACATCAGTccggagctgcagcagcagatctGCGACCTGCTGTCTGAAGGAGAGGACGAAGATGACAGAGAGGCCCCGCCCCTACAGCCAGGCCCCGCCTCCAGCAGCGCCCTGCTGCCAATCAGAGACAAgtaccagccaatcagagacaagtaccagccaatcagagacaagTACCAGCCCCCCGCCTGGCTCCCCCACAGCA ACTCCAGCCCCCAGATGGTCTTGCTGACATCAGGTCTAGGTGAGAGCTTATTGGCTGAGACTGAGATGTGA